One genomic segment of Balneolaceae bacterium includes these proteins:
- the rsmD gene encoding 16S rRNA (guanine(966)-N(2))-methyltransferase RsmD has translation MRIITGKLKGRNIPVPKTGLLRPTSDRAKEALFSVIDARTYFDGTRVLDLFAGSGSLGLEAISRGAESCLFVDAEADHIKHIEKTGRQFNIEDQIRTFTMDVENFLETNPGGFDFIFADPPYDYYDFPGLVETVLTGEWLNEDGWFILEHSKDNDFEPHEHCVFSKAYGRTVIAIFKLDDENF, from the coding sequence ATGAGAATTATAACGGGTAAATTAAAAGGCAGAAATATTCCGGTTCCTAAAACCGGCCTGCTGCGTCCCACCTCCGACCGCGCAAAAGAAGCCTTGTTCTCTGTGATTGATGCCCGAACCTACTTTGACGGAACCCGGGTTTTAGATCTGTTTGCCGGTTCAGGAAGCCTTGGGCTTGAAGCGATCTCTCGCGGAGCAGAATCATGCCTTTTTGTAGATGCAGAAGCCGATCATATCAAACATATTGAAAAAACAGGACGGCAATTCAATATTGAAGATCAGATCAGAACATTCACAATGGATGTTGAGAACTTCCTCGAAACTAATCCCGGTGGATTTGATTTCATCTTTGCCGATCCGCCCTACGACTATTACGACTTTCCGGGATTGGTTGAAACTGTGTTAACAGGCGAGTGGCTGAATGAGGATGGCTGGTTCATCCTGGAGCATAGTAAAGACAACGATTTTGAACCGCATGAACACTGTGTCTTCTCCAAAGCGTACGGCAGAACTGTTATCGCAATTTTTAAATTAGATGATGAAAATTTTTGA
- a CDS encoding lysophospholipid acyltransferase family protein, producing the protein MSAKQNFTWTEYLRSILSILLFFILLIVCTPIILILLILSFGKMTNFVVEKIAPAIANPVLKVAGINFKIKKHTDTIPAPAVYIINHSSTLDILTILALGLPRVRFVAKWQLQYNPIFFILGHLTGQVFIRREKSEKAVETLKKNVERIRKNNLTVLLAPEGSRKHPGVIGPFKKGPFRMAMDLQYPIVPIYFEGNRELSKEDFLITKSGSCTAHIHPPIDTSDWKLENINDHINDVRNLYLQWGGVKNDNIS; encoded by the coding sequence ATGTCTGCCAAACAAAATTTTACCTGGACTGAATATTTACGGAGCATCTTATCTATTCTGCTCTTTTTTATTCTGTTGATTGTATGCACTCCCATTATTTTGATTCTTTTAATCCTGTCATTCGGTAAGATGACAAATTTTGTAGTTGAGAAGATTGCACCTGCTATTGCAAATCCTGTTTTAAAGGTTGCCGGTATCAATTTTAAAATTAAAAAACATACAGATACAATTCCCGCACCGGCCGTCTATATTATAAATCACAGCTCCACACTTGATATTTTAACAATCCTGGCGTTAGGACTTCCTCGTGTTCGTTTTGTGGCGAAATGGCAATTGCAGTACAACCCTATCTTTTTTATTCTCGGACATCTGACCGGACAGGTATTTATCCGCCGTGAAAAGTCTGAGAAAGCCGTTGAAACTCTCAAGAAAAATGTTGAGAGAATCCGTAAAAATAATCTCACCGTACTGCTGGCACCCGAGGGGTCGAGAAAACACCCGGGTGTGATCGGGCCGTTCAAAAAAGGACCCTTTCGAATGGCTATGGATCTGCAATATCCTATTGTACCCATTTACTTTGAGGGAAATCGTGAACTTAGCAAAGAAGATTTTTTAATTACAAAATCAGGGAGTTGTACAGCGCACATTCATCCGCCTATTGATACATCTGACTGGAAACTCGAAAATATCAATGATCATATAAATGATGTGCGAAATCTTTATCTTCAGTGGGGCGGAGTTAAAAATGACAATATTTCATAG
- a CDS encoding outer membrane beta-barrel family protein, with product MKKLVFYVTIPLLFWGLFVSGGYAQSSNSETAEIFGTVQDVGGESVPNATVALYNQDETEILEGTSSKEDGSFTLQAEPGNYVLRVSYVSYQAHQEDLELAAGESVDLGTIELLNENATLDEVIVEGERSYMTMNFDSRTFSVGQDITSLGGSALDVLDNVPSITTDFDGTVRLRGNQGVQILINGSPSNLVRNGTDALGSIPANLIKEVEIITNPSARYSAEGTGGIINIKLVDDVRLGFNGSIQANTGYPQDHGLGANLNYHKNNINWFLNFDLEYENDPRQGRTFQSFSGDTTYAYNENFESVETEKEFDINFGGDYYITQSQILTLETRVSIQSEVEDSDVRYTDYNTGNNQIYREIRSDWDVIRELNQNDIQDARENDYDVRLQYENRFEGSDHRLTADVDFEFGTESQDAELLEVVSSDDSSPSGFNRRTFSDEIYKELRIDSDYRQPLGDNGRFEAGFRFNFDWMDNDYTVEELVDGNWQIADQQIGLSDNFTYFENVNALYSTLAGDVGVFNYQLGLRAENTRIQTELTESGRGSDQNYLNLFPSVFLSYSLDEANSFQVSYSRRISRPRIWWILPFTEISDVRNRRVGNPELRPEFGNSYEVGYLRHWETGSILTSLYYRYRTDVTERISTVDNNGITTSQPVNLATEKAWGIEFSADQELFDNLQLMGSLNLFQSDRNGEFQGVQYSSESESLTSRLRLRWRFADGWNFQANAFYRGAQQTTQGRRDGSLFFGGALAKELFNRKATLSLNVRDLFNSRLSDREINNPNSYTQSRYAWSTRSFRLNFRYNFSSGNSGGNNRGGGGYSGR from the coding sequence ATGAAGAAATTAGTATTCTATGTAACAATTCCTCTGTTGTTCTGGGGATTATTTGTCTCGGGAGGATATGCACAATCATCAAACAGTGAAACCGCTGAGATATTCGGAACGGTTCAGGATGTGGGAGGAGAGTCCGTACCTAATGCAACAGTTGCTTTATATAATCAGGATGAGACTGAAATATTGGAAGGAACATCGAGTAAAGAAGATGGAAGCTTTACCTTGCAAGCGGAACCCGGTAATTATGTGCTGAGAGTTTCTTACGTATCCTACCAGGCTCACCAAGAAGATTTAGAATTAGCTGCCGGTGAATCGGTTGATTTGGGAACGATTGAACTGCTGAATGAGAACGCAACGCTGGATGAGGTTATAGTGGAAGGCGAACGATCGTATATGACGATGAATTTCGACAGCCGCACATTTAGTGTGGGACAGGATATTACAAGTCTTGGCGGTTCTGCATTGGATGTATTGGATAACGTACCCTCAATTACCACAGATTTTGATGGAACTGTTAGATTACGAGGGAACCAGGGAGTGCAGATTCTAATCAACGGAAGCCCATCGAATTTAGTAAGAAATGGTACTGATGCGCTTGGCAGTATTCCTGCCAATCTGATTAAGGAAGTTGAAATTATTACCAACCCATCCGCAAGATACTCTGCTGAGGGAACTGGCGGAATAATTAATATAAAACTGGTGGATGATGTACGACTTGGATTTAATGGAAGTATCCAGGCCAATACAGGATATCCACAGGATCACGGGTTGGGTGCGAATTTGAACTATCATAAAAATAATATCAACTGGTTCCTGAATTTCGATTTAGAGTATGAAAATGATCCCAGGCAAGGGCGTACATTCCAAAGCTTTAGTGGCGACACAACGTACGCATACAACGAGAATTTTGAATCTGTGGAAACCGAAAAAGAATTTGATATCAATTTTGGAGGGGATTATTACATAACACAATCTCAAATACTTACGCTGGAAACACGTGTAAGTATACAATCTGAAGTGGAAGATTCAGATGTTAGATATACCGATTATAACACCGGAAACAACCAGATATACCGGGAAATAAGAAGTGATTGGGATGTTATCCGAGAGCTCAACCAGAACGATATACAGGATGCAAGAGAAAATGACTATGATGTTCGGTTGCAATACGAAAACAGGTTTGAAGGATCCGATCATCGATTAACCGCTGATGTTGATTTTGAGTTTGGAACCGAAAGCCAAGACGCCGAGCTGCTTGAAGTTGTTAGCAGCGACGATAGTTCACCCAGTGGGTTTAACCGGCGAACTTTTTCTGATGAGATTTACAAAGAGCTTCGAATCGATTCGGATTACAGGCAGCCATTGGGTGATAACGGACGGTTTGAAGCCGGATTCCGCTTTAACTTTGATTGGATGGATAACGACTATACAGTTGAAGAACTTGTAGATGGAAATTGGCAGATTGCAGATCAACAGATCGGGCTAAGTGACAATTTTACTTACTTTGAAAATGTAAATGCTCTCTATTCAACCCTGGCGGGAGACGTTGGTGTATTTAATTATCAGCTTGGCTTAAGGGCAGAGAATACACGCATTCAAACAGAACTGACTGAAAGCGGACGGGGCAGCGATCAAAACTATTTAAATCTTTTTCCAAGTGTGTTTTTGTCATATTCTTTGGATGAAGCAAACTCTTTCCAGGTAAGTTACAGCAGGCGTATATCACGTCCCCGAATTTGGTGGATATTGCCATTTACAGAGATATCAGATGTTCGAAACAGGCGGGTTGGAAATCCGGAACTGCGGCCTGAATTTGGCAACTCTTACGAGGTAGGATATCTGCGCCACTGGGAAACCGGATCAATTCTTACGAGTTTATATTATCGCTACAGAACAGATGTTACCGAACGTATTTCCACCGTTGATAATAATGGAATCACCACATCTCAACCGGTAAATCTGGCTACTGAAAAGGCATGGGGAATTGAGTTCTCTGCCGACCAGGAATTGTTTGATAATTTACAGTTGATGGGAAGCCTGAACCTGTTTCAGTCAGACCGAAATGGTGAGTTTCAAGGCGTTCAGTACAGCAGTGAATCAGAATCATTAACTTCGAGATTAAGATTGCGTTGGAGATTCGCCGATGGATGGAACTTCCAGGCGAATGCATTTTACAGAGGAGCACAGCAAACAACCCAAGGCCGCCGGGATGGCAGCCTCTTTTTTGGCGGAGCACTGGCTAAAGAGCTCTTCAACAGAAAAGCTACATTATCACTAAATGTCCGCGATCTGTTTAACTCTCGTTTAAGTGACCGGGAGATTAACAATCCAAATAGTTATACACAGAGCAGATATGCATGGTCAACACGATCATTCAGATTGAATTTCCGATACAACTTTAGCAGCGGTAACAGTGGTGGAAACAACAGAGGTGGTGGAGGTTATAGTGGCAGATAA
- a CDS encoding YraN family protein encodes MSKNHRKIGDKGEDLAAEYLESKGWLIIDRNYFFEKAEVDIVATDGHFIVFIEVKFRSGTYFGRPEDHVTPEKEQNIKKAADAWVYERKMETALVRFDVIAIVQKRGRTLKYHTSKTLSGKESLFSFPSIVLY; translated from the coding sequence ATGAGTAAAAACCACCGAAAAATCGGGGATAAAGGGGAGGATCTGGCCGCAGAATATCTGGAATCGAAAGGCTGGCTGATTATTGACCGGAACTACTTTTTTGAAAAAGCCGAGGTGGATATTGTAGCAACTGATGGCCATTTCATTGTTTTTATTGAGGTGAAATTTCGAAGCGGCACCTATTTTGGAAGGCCGGAGGACCATGTAACACCGGAAAAAGAACAGAATATTAAAAAGGCTGCCGATGCATGGGTCTATGAACGAAAAATGGAAACGGCATTGGTTCGGTTTGATGTGATTGCTATTGTCCAAAAAAGGGGCAGGACCCTGAAATATCACACTTCGAAGACGCTTTCAGGTAAAGAGTCACTATTTTCTTTTCCGTCAATAGTTCTATATTAA
- a CDS encoding histidine phosphatase family protein, with protein sequence MTSKSKKVLLMRHAKSSWDNPGLRDYDRPLNKRGLRDAPRMGRYLKQLQLIPNQIFSSPAERAKSTILQVIQELDLSVSQITWDENLYFNGAKSYLDLIKTADDSSDLVMTIGHNPMTQDAISALSAHTSTKAIKTATIACFEFPAESWQTIQPGPDALKWIVGPKDLK encoded by the coding sequence ATGACTTCAAAATCTAAAAAAGTACTACTGATGCGGCACGCAAAATCATCCTGGGATAACCCGGGACTCAGAGATTATGACCGGCCGCTCAATAAACGAGGGTTACGGGATGCACCCCGAATGGGACGTTATCTAAAGCAGTTGCAGCTTATTCCTAACCAGATCTTCAGCTCACCGGCGGAGCGGGCAAAATCTACTATTCTTCAGGTCATTCAGGAACTGGATCTGTCTGTCAGCCAAATTACATGGGATGAAAACCTCTATTTCAATGGCGCCAAATCGTACCTGGACCTCATTAAAACTGCAGATGATAGTTCGGATCTTGTGATGACGATCGGGCATAATCCTATGACACAGGATGCCATTTCTGCGTTATCAGCTCATACCTCAACAAAGGCCATTAAAACCGCAACTATCGCCTGTTTTGAATTTCCAGCGGAATCCTGGCAAACTATTCAGCCCGGCCCTGATGCTCTCAAATGGATCGTTGGTCCGAAGGATTTAAAGTAG
- a CDS encoding transposase: protein MFSGLNVPFFVPSYMQGIKPRTSKLFYQFSLEDHVSADHPLRRIDHVLDLRFLYKQTRPYYGSEGQKSIDPVVFFKICLVGYFNNITSDRALIRFCNDSLSARWYIGYDIDQTLPVHSTLSRTRALFGEDIYAKVFSEILGLCVQAGLVQGERQVVDSALVKANAHIGSMQRKQILEDASHYCRQVIQENKDDEPPSRQAAPPLGQR from the coding sequence TTGTTTAGTGGTTTAAATGTACCTTTTTTTGTACCTTCTTATATGCAAGGAATAAAACCACGTACCTCGAAACTTTTCTACCAATTTAGCCTGGAAGACCACGTCAGTGCCGATCATCCACTGCGGCGAATTGATCACGTGCTTGATCTACGGTTTCTCTACAAACAAACCCGCCCGTACTATGGATCGGAGGGGCAAAAAAGTATTGATCCGGTGGTATTTTTTAAGATCTGCCTGGTGGGCTATTTCAATAATATAACCAGTGATCGAGCTTTGATTCGATTTTGCAACGATAGCTTGTCAGCCCGATGGTATATTGGATATGACATCGATCAGACTCTGCCTGTTCATAGCACGCTTTCGCGTACCCGGGCCCTGTTTGGTGAGGATATCTACGCGAAAGTGTTTAGCGAAATCCTGGGGTTATGTGTGCAGGCGGGCCTTGTGCAGGGAGAACGCCAAGTGGTAGACAGTGCCTTGGTCAAGGCCAATGCCCATATTGGATCAATGCAACGCAAGCAGATCCTGGAAGATGCCAGCCACTACTGCCGGCAAGTGATCCAGGAAAATAAGGACGATGAGCCGCCATCCCGGCAGGCTGCGCCACCCCTGGGCCAGCGTTAG
- a CDS encoding transposase translates to MAIPPKTKDSKDKTPVKNDTHQCSSDPDARMAFKPNKPKDMYYHGQVCVDSQHGVVTAAMGDYGDRNDQYSFPELLAKARENLAEYGLSINEVLADTGYTTGKNIKWCEQAGMTAYMPNTSNYTPERPDLHIMSRRTTTNVARESILRTDQPRPMENAKSESTELSPSSVKTVQ, encoded by the coding sequence GTGGCGATTCCGCCCAAAACGAAGGATTCTAAAGATAAAACACCCGTTAAAAATGACACCCACCAGTGCAGCAGCGACCCGGATGCTCGCATGGCCTTTAAGCCGAATAAACCAAAAGATATGTACTACCACGGACAGGTGTGCGTGGATAGTCAGCATGGGGTGGTTACCGCCGCCATGGGCGATTATGGGGATCGAAACGATCAATATAGCTTTCCGGAATTGTTAGCAAAAGCTCGTGAAAACCTGGCGGAATATGGCTTATCGATCAACGAAGTTCTGGCCGATACCGGCTACACGACGGGCAAAAATATTAAGTGGTGTGAGCAGGCCGGTATGACCGCCTACATGCCCAACACTTCGAACTACACGCCGGAGCGCCCGGATTTACATATAATGAGCAGGAGGACCACTACGAATGTAGCCAGGGAGAGTATCTTACGTACCGATCAACCACGACCAATGGAAAACGCAAAAAGCGAATCTACAGAACTTTCACCAAGCAGTGTAAAAACTGTCCAATAA
- a CDS encoding MgtC/SapB family protein produces MEFAFQWEIVGKVAFSIFLGGLIGLEREWAAKPAGFRTHMLIAGASTLFVILGNVMIDQFSQTTIPETLQTDPIRIMEAIITGISFLGAGTIVFKNKIDTVEGLTTAASILFVAGIGMAVGLKLYMLSFILTLMVIMILLVLGFVQNRIEGYNPRSSQEQNQS; encoded by the coding sequence ATGGAATTCGCATTTCAATGGGAAATTGTAGGAAAAGTTGCTTTTTCAATTTTTTTGGGCGGCTTAATAGGACTTGAACGAGAATGGGCTGCAAAACCCGCCGGTTTTCGAACGCATATGTTAATTGCCGGTGCATCTACTCTTTTTGTTATTCTTGGAAATGTGATGATTGATCAGTTTTCCCAAACAACAATTCCTGAAACACTTCAAACGGACCCAATCCGAATTATGGAAGCGATTATTACAGGAATCAGTTTTTTAGGCGCAGGAACAATTGTTTTTAAGAATAAAATTGACACTGTTGAGGGATTGACCACAGCAGCATCGATTCTGTTTGTTGCGGGTATTGGAATGGCCGTGGGTTTAAAGCTATATATGCTTTCTTTTATTCTTACTCTGATGGTTATCATGATTTTGCTGGTCCTTGGGTTTGTTCAAAACCGTATTGAAGGATATAACCCCCGGTCAAGTCAAGAGCAAAATCAATCGTAA
- the tmpT gene encoding thiopurine S-methyltransferase, which yields MELSYWRSKWRKGKIGFHMENGYPGLEKHWKSIGLKDNATVLVPLCGKSKDLLWLSEHCRRVIGAEISKIAVEQFFKENSLDAEQTTFADFTIYRSSNIEIWNGDFFKLPRHKLPSIDLVYDKAALIALPPDKRKQYAYKIIELCNQNTRILMHQFEYRQDEMNGPPFSVSIEEVNQLFGGQFELKILDRQELNLDNYKKFQKRGLRSYFIEILSLLLPIEEHQAN from the coding sequence ATGGAATTGAGTTATTGGCGGAGCAAATGGAGGAAAGGGAAGATCGGTTTCCATATGGAAAATGGTTACCCGGGATTGGAAAAGCACTGGAAATCTATCGGATTAAAGGACAATGCCACAGTCCTGGTTCCACTTTGTGGAAAAAGTAAAGATCTGCTTTGGTTATCTGAACATTGCCGCCGGGTTATTGGTGCAGAAATATCCAAAATTGCTGTGGAACAGTTCTTCAAAGAGAACTCCTTAGATGCAGAACAAACAACATTTGCGGACTTCACAATTTATCGCTCCAGTAATATTGAGATCTGGAACGGTGATTTTTTCAAACTGCCCAGGCATAAACTTCCATCCATTGATCTGGTGTACGATAAAGCTGCACTCATTGCGCTCCCTCCGGATAAGCGAAAACAATATGCTTATAAAATTATTGAACTTTGCAACCAAAATACTCGAATTCTCATGCATCAATTTGAATACAGACAAGATGAAATGAACGGACCACCATTCAGTGTGTCAATTGAGGAAGTAAACCAACTTTTTGGCGGGCAGTTCGAGCTTAAAATTTTAGACAGGCAAGAGTTAAATCTGGATAATTATAAAAAATTTCAAAAACGGGGACTTCGCAGCTACTTCATTGAAATTTTATCATTACTTTTACCAATAGAGGAACATCAGGCAAACTGA
- a CDS encoding FmdB family zinc ribbon protein → MPTYEYKREDGSTFEITQSINDDPLKTCPTTGQPVKRIISGGGGVVYKGTGWYVTDYKNKNGSHKNNGSSPPKSETSEKSSSTDTTSKKDNKDSKE, encoded by the coding sequence ATGCCAACATACGAATACAAACGAGAAGACGGATCTACATTTGAAATCACACAAAGTATAAACGATGATCCGCTTAAAACCTGTCCTACAACCGGTCAGCCTGTAAAACGGATCATCTCCGGCGGTGGTGGTGTTGTGTACAAAGGCACAGGCTGGTACGTAACCGACTACAAGAATAAAAACGGATCTCATAAAAATAACGGATCATCTCCACCAAAATCTGAAACTTCAGAAAAGAGTAGTTCAACGGATACTACCTCCAAAAAAGACAATAAAGATTCCAAGGAGTAG
- a CDS encoding MATE family efflux transporter — MNRKILRLAIPNIISNLSVPLLGAVDTALVGHLEEVYYLGALAVGSVIFNFIFWGFGFLRMGTTGLTAQEYGRRDRINMMMILARVQFLALMIGLAILLLQSPIATLSLWLIDSTQEVAEYTRVYYDIRILTAPGVLALYGINGWFLGMQNAKYPMIITIVLNLLNIAFNVWFIYGFGMHVDGVAWGTLVSTYLAVLLALYLFLQKYRRYLSHYKQELLLNLTELKKYFSVNRDIFIRTLCLIFTFSFFTAVSAQQGDLILAANTILLQLWFIVSYGIDGFAYAAESLVGRFKGSLEQDKLARAVWYNIGWGLFLGVMGTLTYALFGNQILYIFTDKTEVITVAKSVLFWTIMAPVVSSFCYILDGVYIGATETKPMRNTMIISTFLVFLPAYYAATYLFGKHGLWLALVLFMITRGAALGVYLPKTVLER, encoded by the coding sequence TTGAACCGCAAGATACTCCGTCTCGCCATTCCGAATATTATTAGCAACCTGTCGGTTCCGCTTTTGGGAGCGGTAGATACGGCATTGGTAGGGCATCTGGAAGAGGTCTATTACCTTGGAGCCCTGGCCGTGGGCAGTGTAATTTTCAATTTTATTTTCTGGGGTTTTGGCTTTTTAAGGATGGGCACTACGGGCCTCACCGCACAGGAATATGGCCGGAGAGATCGCATTAACATGATGATGATTCTTGCCAGAGTACAGTTTTTAGCCCTGATGATCGGGCTGGCAATTCTATTGCTTCAGTCACCCATTGCAACATTAAGCCTCTGGTTAATTGATAGTACGCAGGAGGTGGCCGAATACACACGGGTGTATTACGATATTCGAATATTAACCGCACCGGGAGTTCTGGCCCTTTATGGAATCAACGGGTGGTTTTTGGGTATGCAAAATGCGAAATATCCCATGATCATCACTATTGTGCTCAATCTGCTGAATATTGCATTCAATGTTTGGTTCATTTACGGATTTGGCATGCATGTGGATGGTGTTGCATGGGGAACGCTCGTTTCAACCTATCTCGCAGTTTTGCTTGCCCTGTATTTATTTCTGCAGAAATACAGGAGATACCTTTCACACTATAAGCAAGAGTTGCTGCTGAATTTAACAGAGCTTAAAAAATACTTTTCAGTCAACCGTGATATTTTTATCCGAACACTCTGTCTCATTTTTACCTTCTCGTTTTTTACGGCCGTTTCCGCCCAACAGGGGGATCTGATTCTTGCTGCAAATACTATATTGCTTCAACTTTGGTTTATTGTTTCTTACGGAATTGATGGATTTGCATACGCCGCCGAAAGTTTGGTGGGACGATTTAAGGGAAGCCTTGAGCAAGATAAACTTGCCAGAGCCGTATGGTACAATATAGGTTGGGGGCTATTTCTCGGGGTGATGGGTACACTGACCTACGCCCTGTTTGGGAATCAGATACTATACATTTTTACAGATAAGACAGAGGTAATAACTGTTGCTAAATCCGTTCTGTTCTGGACGATAATGGCACCGGTTGTTTCGAGTTTCTGTTACATTTTAGATGGTGTTTATATTGGGGCAACAGAAACCAAACCGATGCGTAACACGATGATTATTTCAACTTTTCTGGTGTTTTTGCCCGCTTATTATGCGGCTACCTACCTGTTTGGAAAGCATGGATTGTGGCTGGCATTGGTACTTTTTATGATAACAAGGGGAGCGGCATTAGGGGTATACCTTCCAAAAACTGTATTAGAAAGATAA
- the coaD gene encoding pantetheine-phosphate adenylyltransferase: MNHTAIYPGSFDPLTNGHLDILERAVKMFEKVIVTVAVNNKKKAVFTGEERVELIREAVKEKEWGKNVEVEQFTGLLIDFARKKNVNVLLRGVRQISDFEYEFRMALTNRRLAPEIDTIFLMPDEQLTFISATIVKEVAEWNGDLSSFVPDHVAEALKEKFR, encoded by the coding sequence ATGAATCACACAGCCATCTATCCCGGTTCTTTTGATCCGCTTACAAACGGTCATCTTGATATTCTTGAACGTGCCGTTAAAATGTTTGAAAAGGTAATTGTAACTGTAGCTGTGAACAATAAGAAAAAGGCTGTATTTACCGGGGAAGAAAGAGTAGAGTTGATACGCGAAGCAGTAAAAGAGAAAGAGTGGGGCAAAAATGTTGAAGTGGAACAATTTACAGGCCTTCTGATTGATTTTGCCCGAAAGAAAAATGTAAATGTACTGCTGAGGGGCGTTCGCCAAATCTCTGATTTTGAATACGAATTCCGAATGGCTCTCACAAACCGCCGCCTGGCTCCCGAAATTGATACAATATTTTTGATGCCGGACGAACAACTTACCTTTATCTCTGCTACCATTGTTAAAGAGGTTGCCGAATGGAATGGCGATTTAAGCAGCTTTGTGCCCGATCATGTGGCAGAGGCGTTGAAAGAGAAGTTTAGATAA
- a CDS encoding pyridoxal phosphate-dependent aminotransferase — protein MISKRAQNVSPSQTMKVSGRAKELAREGKSIISLSAGEPDFKTPAHICNAAIDAITEGFHGYTMNTGMPELREAVSNKLKRDNNIEIPPNQIVLSNGAKQSVGFTLLATIDEGDEVIIPAPYWVSYPEMVKLAQGTPVVVNTLFSNNYKLTPGQLEEVISDKTKAIILCSPSNPTGACYTKSELKELAAVLDDYPDVLILSDEIYEYIVFEGDHVSILNAAPRLKDRTIVINGFSKGFAMTGWRLGYMAGPKPIADAVAKIQSQETSAPSSISQKAGLAAYTGTMKPIQEMKKAFKERRDYIVKALRAIEGIECFTPSGAFYVFPDVHSFLGRSTPDGDKIENTTDLSIYLLEEFGVATVPGDAFGEPGGIRLSYAASLDDLEEAMVRISDGLSSLS, from the coding sequence ATGATCTCAAAAAGAGCTCAAAACGTATCTCCGTCACAAACCATGAAAGTCTCGGGCAGGGCAAAAGAACTGGCCCGGGAAGGGAAGTCTATCATCTCATTAAGTGCCGGTGAACCGGACTTTAAAACCCCTGCACACATCTGCAATGCAGCGATTGACGCCATCACAGAAGGCTTCCACGGCTATACCATGAACACCGGGATGCCGGAACTACGGGAAGCGGTAAGCAATAAACTAAAACGCGACAACAACATTGAAATTCCACCGAATCAGATTGTACTCTCAAACGGAGCTAAGCAATCCGTAGGGTTTACACTGCTGGCTACCATTGATGAGGGGGATGAAGTGATCATACCGGCTCCATATTGGGTTTCGTACCCTGAAATGGTAAAACTGGCACAGGGAACACCCGTTGTGGTAAACACGCTCTTTTCAAACAACTACAAACTCACTCCGGGGCAGCTTGAAGAGGTGATCTCAGATAAAACAAAAGCAATTATCTTGTGCTCGCCTTCGAATCCAACAGGAGCATGCTATACAAAAAGTGAATTGAAAGAGTTGGCTGCAGTGCTTGATGATTACCCGGATGTACTAATTCTCTCGGATGAGATTTATGAGTATATCGTTTTTGAGGGCGACCATGTGAGCATATTGAATGCTGCACCCCGTCTGAAAGACCGAACCATTGTGATTAACGGATTTTCCAAAGGATTTGCGATGACCGGCTGGCGTCTTGGCTACATGGCCGGTCCAAAACCAATAGCCGATGCCGTGGCAAAAATTCAGAGCCAGGAAACATCTGCTCCTTCATCCATCTCGCAAAAAGCCGGACTGGCCGCCTACACCGGAACTATGAAGCCAATTCAGGAGATGAAAAAAGCGTTCAAAGAACGAAGAGATTATATAGTAAAAGCTCTTCGGGCAATTGAGGGGATAGAGTGTTTTACTCCCTCCGGTGCTTTTTACGTATTCCCGGATGTTCACAGCTTTTTAGGCAGATCTACTCCTGACGGGGATAAGATAGAAAACACAACCGACCTGTCTATCTACCTGTTGGAAGAGTTCGGGGTCGCAACCGTTCCGGGAGATGCTTTCGGGGAACCGGGCGGAATACGCCTGAGCTATGCTGCATCCTTGGATGACCTCGAGGAAGCGATGGTAAGAATTAGCGATGGACTGTCCTCTTTGTCCTAA